A genomic stretch from Acinonyx jubatus isolate Ajub_Pintada_27869175 chromosome E2, VMU_Ajub_asm_v1.0, whole genome shotgun sequence includes:
- the GPR4 gene encoding G-protein coupled receptor 4: protein MGNRTWEGCHVDSRVDHLFPPSLYIFVIGVGLPTNCLALWAAYRQVRQRNELGVYLMNLSIADLLYICTLPLWVDYFLHHDNWIHGPGSCKLFGFIFYTNIYISIAFLCCISVDRYLAVAHPLRFARLRRVKTAVAVSSVVWATELGANSAPLFHDELFRDRYNHTFCFEKFPMEGWVAWMNLYRVFVGFLFPWALMLLSYRGILRAVRGSVSTERQEKAKIKRLALSLIAIVLVCFAPYHVLLLSRSAVYLGRPWDCGFEERVFSAYHSSLAFTSLNCVADPILYCLVNEGARSDVAKALHNLLRFLASDKPQEMANASLTLETPLTSKRNSMAKAMAAGWAAAPPSQADQLQLKMLPPAQ from the coding sequence ATGGGCAACCGCACGTGGGAGGGCTGCCACGTGGACTCGCGCGTGGACCACCTCTTCCCGCCGTCCCTCTACATCTTCGTCATCGGGGTGGGCCTGCCCACCAACTGCCTGGCCCTGTGGGCGGCCTACCGCCAGGTGCGGCAGCGCAACGAGCTGGGCGTGTACCTGATGAACCTGAGCATCGCCGACCTGCTGTATATCTGCACGCTGCCGCTGTGGGTCGACTACTTCCTGCACCACGACAACTGGATCCACGGCCCCGGCTCCTGCAAGCTCTTCGGGTTCATCTTCTACACCAACATCTACATCAGCATCGCCTTCCTGTGCTGCATCTCCGTGGACCGGTACCTGGCTGTGGCGCACCCGCTGCGGTTTGCCCGCCTGCGCCGCGTCAAGACGGCCGTGGCCGTGAGCTCTGTGGTCTGGGCCACGGAGCTGGGGGCCAACTCGGCACCCCTGTTCCACGACGAGCTCTTCCGTGACCGCTACAACCACACCTTCTGCTTTGAGAAGTTCCCCATGGAGGGCTGGGTGGCCTGGATGAACCTCTACCGGGTCTTTGTGGGCTTCCTCTTCCCGTGGGCGCTCATGCTGCTGTCCTACCGCGGCATCCTGCGGGCCGTGCGGGGCAGCGTGTCCACCGAGCGCCAGGAGAAGGCCAAGATCAAGCGGCTGGCGCTCAGCCTCATCGCCATCGTGCTGGTCTGCTTCGCGCCCTACCACGTGCTCCTGCTCTCACGCAGCGCCGTCTACCTGGGCCGCCCGTGGGACTGTGGCTTCGAGGAGCGCGTCTTCTCAGCGTATCACAGCTCACTGGCCTTCACCAGCCTCAACTGCGTGGCCGACCCCATCCTCTACTGCCTCGTCAACGAGGGGGCCCGCAGCGACGTGGCCAAGGCCCTGCACAATCTGCTCCGCTTCCTGGCCAGTGACAAGCCGCAGGAGATGGCCAACGCGTCGCTCACCCTGGAGACCCCGCTCACCTCCAAGAGGAACAGCATGGCCAAGGCCATGGCAGCTGGCTGGGCAGCAGCTCCACCCTCCCAGGCGGACCAGCTTCAGCTAAAGATGCTGCCGCCAGCACAGTGA